From Halichondria panicea chromosome 12, odHalPani1.1, whole genome shotgun sequence, a single genomic window includes:
- the LOC135344822 gene encoding superoxide dismutase [Mn]-like gives MMSVFVALLLSLLCICSTHGQERVYEGILRNTLPYPLPELHFTYEALEPEIDSATVRVHHTGHHKAYTDNMNRVLTEWRTEDPESELAHSSIVDILEHLTEVPSNYQTQIRNHGGGYVNHIFYWATLCPSYYSDVNPEGELREDIEEFFGNMTIFFSEFFPAATQLFGSGYAWLVEDKEGRLSVETTVNQDSPLSNGRYPLLVIDVWEHAYYLKHQNMRSSYVANWLNLICWGEVQQLRHFWREAGKIPKKNRKTEL, from the exons atgaTGAGTGTGTTTGTTGCTCTCTTGCTTTCTTTGCTCTGCATCTGCAGTACCCATGGCCAGGAGAGGGTGTATGAAGGGATTCTGAGGAATACTTTGCCATATCCTTTGCCAGAACTTCACTTCACCTATGAAGCATTGGAGCCCGAAATAGACAGTGCGACTGTGCGTGTGCATCACACTGGTCACCACAAGGCATACACTGACAACATGAACAGGGTCCTGACTGAATGGAGGACAGAG GACCCAGAGTCGGAGCTGGCCCACTCCTCTATAGTAGACATCCTGGAGCACCTGACCGAGGTGCCTAGCAATTATCAGACTCAGATTCGTAATCACGGCGGTGGCTACGTCAACCACATTTTCTATTGGGCCACCCTCTGCCCAAGCTACTACAGCGATGTAAATCCTGAGGGAGAGTTGCGAGAGGATATTGAAGAGTTCTTTGGAAATATGACTATTTTCTTTAGCGAGTTTTTCCCGGCTGCGACACAACTGTTTGGTTCTGGATACGCTTGGTTGGTGGAGGACAAAGAGGGACGTTTGAGCGTGGAGACTACTGTCAACcag GACTCTCCTCTTTCCAATGGTCGCTACCCTCTCTTGGTCATAGATGTCTGGGAACATGCCTACTACCTCAAGCATCAGAACATGAGGAGTAGCTATGTTGCAAACTGGCTCAATCTTATCTGCTGGGGGGAAGTGCAGCAGTTGCGACACTTCTGGAGGGAGGCAGGAAAGATTCCAAAAAAGAACCGCAAAACTGAACTATAA
- the LOC135344814 gene encoding uncharacterized protein LOC135344814, with protein MDRPGGKGSSLFKQGKDSEEVLVAKEKQRLGLLKSLSRSIKEVQLMFANQSAEHPDQAYIRDCRPAHRLCAQFEDILRHGLKPGWFGGETTFWPVVLKVSRKQAIQYIKGLQYAQTDNGRCRAWIRLAVNECSLESYINVICQDSKLLSSYYETHSFVRSHEMVSALTQLLVGLTELTFKLTVDTASLEFEAAPEAVNSVPLKLRLVDEPKQRSKGKKKKVSTESKENGSVPENISGSDDSLDVDNHSLMCVDVSEIPEPITTSESLEPHSQIPEPSDTSHTDVTEVIPVSLANVGLSVDGVTSGSPPTLSTEPIFYGQTSHHPGAVSLQLNEQSNKQEAVNTAATADKDITTETLKHLRMRSWGLEDTLPVPLVHIEDISLSIPSCNGSRPCYRDMDSVMSSKNNDDEVYTPEYLEPKFYSQTSHPEAVSPQLNKQQEVATTKDEASKVPSFQSEGLPTTYISQSMEDTLDTFQDLSLADFVPQAPIPKTSPPPSSSEQPETTEEISISTQAEDSDSDSYVSVPEPPSSELVMEEILTTQKTDSDSDKIAIATDAVCEELKIGDPVKNNEKVTQEFKQEAKVNTAQSTEHEITENQTLESVTDVSRTVKKNTNPFSQDGLSDVEEGKRESVVSRGTLIDDDDEGSLESSLDWGIRSSGETTPTRKRTNPFFDSDEEEMNLRTRFVTNPFAEDNAYIPSQVPQIQNRPVSFSIPPPPSRLPSNPFADDDDITPMNESSHGNKLHLQLQSSVDSVDTPTIDQYLPPLNRPIQYLRDSTSNETTPSISPVSFIKEQSPDTVSTASSQDLLLALDEVWEPGTSSHLSPMEDHFGAELSQSELHAKISRLKAQLKDGGGDGDKAEFRRRVVALQLRLQQMREDEEEGAGDSTSQEVFGHRLMRQPRQTKMSGTPPTCEGCRKQVRGIIRLWYLCKTCGCACHKKCISKIARRCNQLNRITEDATYTLAVCPERGLTRQKFRCGSCTQSFNSPSSGGARLCDYSGLYHCKQCHHNDEALIPARVLHNWDFKPRKVCCHCFDLLTQLSTKVTVQVNQVNAHLYTHVADLSNVEDLRKDLLVMRNYFMQCRLAREAQLLQQLNQLLHFKDNALCYSIVDLAAVQDGSLLPRLQDAHREYYNHIKEECPLCSGKGYLCELCKSEEVLFPFDKHTSQCTSCKYVFHRSCFTETSSCLRCTRLKERPR; from the exons ATGGATAGGCCAGGAGGCAAGGGGTCTTCTTTGTTCAAGCAAGGCAAAG ACTCTGAAGAGGTGTTGGTAGCCAAGGAGAAGCAGAGGCTGGGGCTGCTCAAGAGTCTGTCCAGGAGTATCAAAGAG gtCCAGTTGATGTTTGCCAACCAGTCTGCCGAGCACCCTGACCAGGCGTATATCAGAGACTGTCGTCCCGCCCACAGACTGTGTGCCCAGTTTGAGGACATACTCAGACACGGACTCAAGCCGGGATGGTTTGGAGGGGAGACCACCTTCTGGCCCGTAGTGCTCAAAGTGTCCCGGAAACAAGCAATACAGTATATCAAAGG GCTGCAGTATGCCCAGACTGACAACGGCCGATGTAGGGCTTGGATTCGATTGGCTGTCAACGAGTGTTCCCTAGAGAGCTACATCAACGTCATCTGTCAGGATTCAAAGCTCCTCTCTTCATATTATGAAACACACTCCTTTGTGAGGAGTCATGAGATGGTGTCAGCTCTCACACAGCTGCTCGTGGGACTAACAGAGTTGACTTTTAAACT gACTGTGGACACGGCCAGTCTAGAGTTCGAGGCAGCCCCCGAGGCAGTGAATAGTGTACCACTCAAACTGAGGCTTGTCGACGAACCAAAGCAACGTAGCAAAG GCAAGAAGAAGAAGGTGTCCACAGAGAGCAAGGAGAATGGATCAGTGCCGGAGAACATCAGTGGATCTGATGACTCCTTGGACGTTGATAATCATTCATTAATGTGTGTGGACGTGAGTGAGATACCAGAGCCTATTACAACCTCTGAATCACTGGAACCTCATTCTCAAATTCCTGAGCCCAGCGACACGTCTCACACTGATGTTACTGAAGTTATCCCTGTGTCGTTAGCCAATGTTGGATTGAGTGTGGATGGTGTGACTAGTGGATCTCCCCCTACACTATCAACAG AACCAATATTCTACGGTCAAACCTCCCACCACCCTGGAGCAGTGTCTCTACAACTTAACGAACAGTCCAACAAGCAGGAAGCCGTGAACACTGCCGCAACTGCAGATAAAGATATTACCACCGAAACTTTGAAACACCTCAGAATGAGAAGTTGGGGTCTAGAGGACACATTGCCTGTACCGCTTGTACATATTGAGGACATATCGCTGAGCATACCGTCTTGCAACG GTTCTCGTCCATGTTACCGTGATATGGATTCAGTGATGTCCTCAAAGAATAATGATGACGAAGTATATACTCCTGAATATTTGGAGCCAAAATTCTACAGTCAAACTTCCCACCCTGAAGCAGTGTCTCCACAACTTAACAAACAGCAAGAAGTGGCCACAACTAAAGATGAAGCCTCCAAAGTACCATCTTTTCAATCTGAAGGATTACCAACTACATATATTTCTCAATCAATGGAGGACACACTAGATACCTTTCAAGATTTGAGCTTAGCTGATTTTGTTCCACAGGCTCCAATTCCCAAGACAAGCCCACCTCCTTCAAGTTCAGAACAACCAGAGACGACTGAAGAGATCTCAATTTCAACCCAAGCAGAAGATTCTGATTCTGATTCATATGTTTCAGTTCCAGAACCACCCTCCTCTGAACTGGTCATGGAAGAGATCCTAACAACCCAAAAAACAGACTCGGACTCGGACAAAATAGCCATTGCAACTGATGCAGTCTGCGAAGAGCTGAAAATCGGTGACccagtaaaaaataatgaAAAAGTTACTCAAGAATTTAAGCAGGAAGCTAAAGTAAACACTGCGCAGAGTACTGAACATGAGATCACTGAAAATCAGACTCTGGAATCGGTCACAGATGTCTCCCGTACAGTAAAAAAGAACACTAATCCATTCTCACAAGATGGCTTATCAGACGTAGAGGAAGGAAAGAGAGAGTCTGTCGTTTCTCGAGGCACACTGATTGATGATGATGACGAGGGGTCACTGGAGTCCAGTCTGGACTGGGGGATAAGATCATCtggtgagaccacacccacacgcaaGAGAACAAATCCTTTCTTTGATTCCGATGAAGAAGAGATGAATCTTCGGACTCGATTTGTAACTAACCCCTTTGCAGAAGATAACGCTTACATACCCTCACAAGTTCCACAGATACAAAATAGACCTGTCTCGTTTAGTATACCCCCGCCTCCCTCACGGTTGCCTAGTAACCCGTTCGCGGATGATGATGATATCACTCCTATGAATGAGAGTAGTCATGGAAACAAGCTTCATCTCCAACTTCAGTCTAGTGTCGACTCGGTGGACACACCTACTATTGATCAATACCTACCACCGCTAAATCGACCAATACAATACTTGCGTGACTCGACATCAAACGAGACTACACCTAGTATAAGCCCAGTGAGCTTTATCAAGGAGCAGAGCCCAGATACAGTGTCTACAGCGAGCAGTCAAGACTTGTTGCTGGCCCTGGATGAAGTGTGGGAGCCGGGCACCTCGAGCCATCTCAGCCCAATGGAGGACCACTTTGGAGCTGAG TTGAGTCAGTCTGAGCTGCACGCTAAGATCAGTCGTCTCAAGGCCCAGCTGAAGGACGGGGGAGGGGATGGAGACAAGGCGGAGTTTCGCAGGAGAGTGGTGGCGCTACAACTCAGACTGCAGCAGATGCGAGAGGATGAAGAG GAGGGAGCAGGTGACTCGACCTCTCAGGAGGTGTTTGGTCATCGTCTGATGAGGCAGCCTCGACAGACCAAGATGAGTGGAACTCCACCCACTTGTGAGGGTTGTCGGAAACAAGTCCGAGGCATTATCCGATTGTGGTACCTCTGCAAGA CTTGTGGATGTGCCTGTCACAAGAAATGCATATCCAAGATTGCACGTCGCTGCAACCAGCTCAACAGAATCACG GAAGATGCTACGTACACACTGGCCGTGTGCCCGGAGAGAGGGCTGACTCGGCAGAAGTTCCGCTGTGGCAGCTGCACCCAGTCCTTCAACAGTCCGAGCTCTGGAGGGGCGCGGCTCTGTGACTACTCAGGACTCTATCACTGTAAGCAGTGTCACCATAATGACGAGGCTCTCATACCAGCAAGGGTCCTGCACAACTGGGACTTCAAACCCAGGAAG GTTTGCTGtcattgctttgatctgctgactcagctatcCACTAAGGTCACAGTCCAAGTGAATCAAGTGAACGCTCACCTTTACACCCACGTCGCCGACCTCAGCAATGTggag gaCTTACGAAAGGACCTCCTGGTGATGAGGAACTACTTCATGCAATGCAGACTGGCCAGGGAGGCCCAACTCCTACAACAACTCAACCAGCTTCTCCACTTTAAGGACAACGCTCTATGCTACTCTATAGTCGACTTAGCGGCAGTACAGGACGGGAGCCTGTTGCCACGGTTACAAGATGCTCACAGGGAGTACTACAATCACATCAAAGAAGAGTGCCCT CTGTGCTCTGGCAAGGGGTATCTGTGTGAGCTGTGTAAATCAGAGGAGGTGCTCTTCCCTTTTGACAAGCACACCAGTCAGTGTACCAGCTGCAAGTATGTGTTCCACAG GTCATGCTTCACTGAGACAAGCAGCTGTCTGAGATGCACACGACTCAAAGAGAGACCTAGATGA
- the LOC135344820 gene encoding pleckstrin homology domain-containing family M member 2-like encodes MDMFTEMCITCTDSEEVLAAKEKQRLGLLKSLSRSIEEVQFMFANQSAEHPDQAYIGDCRPAHRLCAQFEDILRHGLKPGWFGGETTFWPVVLKASREQAMQYIKGLQYAQTDNGRCRAWIRLAVNECSLESYINVICQDSWLLSYYYETHSFVRSHEMVSALTQLLVGLTELTFKLAVDTASLESKAVNSVPLKLKVVDEPKQANKGKERKLSTESKENGSVPENTSGSDDSLPAPIAEPLCNPKQNGEEDIQELPARTPADIQKLQDLSLDSRLELRSNRITELERQCAKLKSESDGWTRSAGLTLTWSKKLARLFSSLGGGDNSIESVMSSANDPEVEVHAHENSEPKFYSPTSHNNVISPDDGSALTDVHDSGHVIHEQD; translated from the exons ATGGATATGTTCACTGAAATGTGCATTACATGCACCGACTCTGAAGAGGTGTTGGCAGCTAAGGAAAAGCAGAGGCTGGGGCTGCTCAAGAGTCTGTCCAGGAGTATCGAAGAG GTCCAATTTATGTTTGCCAACCAGTCTGCCGAGCACCCTGACCAGGCGTACATCGGAGACTGTCGTCCCGCCCACAGACTGTGTGCCCAGTTTGAGGACATACTCAGACACGGGCTCAAGCCGGGATGGTTTGGAGGGGAGACCACCTTCTGGCCTGTAGTGCTCAAAGCATCTCGGGAACAAGCCATGCAGTACATCAAGGG GCTGCAGTATGCCCAGACTGACAACGGCCGATGTAGGGCTTGGATTCGATTGGCTGTCAACGAGTGTTCCCTGGAGAGCTACATCAATGTTATCTGCCAGGACTCTTGGCTCCTCTCCTACTATTATGAAACACACTCCTTTGTGAGGAGTCATGAGATGGTGTCAGCTCTCACACAGCTGCTCGTGGGACTAACAGAGTTGACCTTCAAACT ggCTGTGGACACGGCCAGTCTAGAGTCCAAGGCAGTGAATAGTGTACCACTCAAATTGAAGGTGGTGGACGAGCCAAAGCAAGCCAACAAAG gCAAGGAGAGGAAGTTGTCCACAGAGAGCAAGGAGAATGGATCAGTGCCAGAGAACACCAGTGGATCTGATGACTCCTTGCCTGCCCCTATAGCCGAGCCTCTATGCAATCCTAAAcaaaatggagaagaggacaTACAAGAATTGCCAGCAAGAACCCCTGCAGATATACAGAAATTACAAG ATTTATCGTTAGACTCACGACTTGAGTTGAGGAGCAACCGTATAACTG AACTAGAAAGGCAATGTGCTAAGTTGAAGTCTGAGTCAGATGGATGGACTAGAAGTGCTG GACTAACGTTAACATGGAGTAAGAAGCTAGCACGACTGTTTTCAAGTTTAGGGGGTGGTGATAATAGTATAGAGTCAGTGATGTCGTCAGCGAATGATCCAGAAGTGGAAGTGCATGCACATGAAAATTCAGAGCCGAAATTCTATAGTCCAACTTCTCACAACAATG TCATCTCCCCTGACGATGGAAGTGCCCTCACAGATGTACATGACTCGGGCCACGTCATTCATGAACAGgactga
- the LOC135344818 gene encoding copine-3-like, producing the protein MATPYPTAGSGPPVSSTPSSKVELHISCKNLCDADVFSKSDPIVAIYTVDNGGKAVEYARTECIQNNLNPEFSKAIEMVYRFEEVQKLKFSVYDIDNVSPTLDDDAFLGSIECTLGEVVSASKFTKPLESGGKKIGSSTITIRAEELSQNNSKIDIKFSAVGLDKKDFLGKSDPYLEFAKENPDGSFTIVHRTEYIKNTLNPVWPPFTITSQALCSGDPDRKIKVTCFDWDSDGSHDLIGEFTTSLAEMSGGSVKSWPCINSKKLKKKKYKNSGTVRLERITVTKIYSFLEYIMGGCQMNFTVGVDFTGSNGNPLNPTSLHFIDPACPNEYTQALTAVGAVCQDYDSDKLFPALGFGGKIGGSVSFEFPLNGNPSNPYCLGVQGVIQAYQQALTTVELWGPTNFAPIIRHVANFAEQATHNPEVQQYFILLMLTDGAISDMVATKQAVIAASHLPMSIIIVGVGGANFDAMNELDSDDTKLTVGSSVASRDIVQFVPFRDFKHSSPQALAAAVLAEVPSQLVEYMTEHRLTPMNRTQ; encoded by the exons ATGGCTACTCCTTATCCCACTGCTGGATCCGGACCCCCTGTCTCAAGCACCCCCTCAAGCAAGGTGGAGCTGCACATATCCTGCAAGAATCTGTGTGATGCTGACGTCTTCTCCAAGTCTGACCCAATAGTGGCCATCTACACAGTGGACAATGGAGGCAAAGCTGTGGAG TATGCTCGTACTGAGTGTATCCAGAACAACCTTAACCCTGAGTTCAGCAAGGCTATAGAGATGGTGTATCGTTTTGAGGAGGTCCAGAAACTCAAGTTCTCAGTCTACGACATTGACAATGTCTCCCCTACTCTGGATGATGATGCCTTCCTCGGTTCTATCGAGTGCACTCTCGgagag GTTGTGAGTGCTTCCAAATTCACTAAGCCTCTGGAATCAGGAGGAAAAAAGATAGGCTCTAGCACTATCACC ATTCGAGCGGAGGAGTTGTCTCAGAACAATTCAAAAATTGACATCAAGTTCTCAGCAGTTGGTCTGGATAAGAAG GATTTTCTGGGCAAGTCTGACCCGTACCTGGAGTTTGCTAAGGAGAATCCTGATGGCAGTTTCACCATTGTACATCGCACAGAG TACATCAAGAACACCCTGAACCCGGTGTGGCCACCCTTCACCATCACCTCGCAGGCTCTGTGCAGTGGAGACCCTGACAGGAAGATAAAG gTGACATGCTTTGACTGGGATTCTGACGGGAGTCATGATCTAATCGGAGAGTTCACGACCTCTCTAGCGGAGATGAGTGGGGGGAGTGTTAAAAGCTGGCCATGTATCAACTCCAAAAAACTGAAAAAGAAGAAGTACAAAAACTCTGGGACAGTCAGGCTAGAGAGGATCACT GTGACTAAGATCTACTCTTTCCTGGAGTACATCATGGGTGGCTGTCAGATGAACTTCACTGTGGGTGTGGACTTTACGGGCAGTAACGGCAACCCCCTGAACCCCACCTCTCTTCACTTCATTGACCCTGCCTGCCCCAACGAGTACACACAAGCCCTCACCGCTGTGGGAGCCGTATGCCAGGACTACGACTC TGACAAGTTGTTCCCTGCCCTCGGCTTTGGGGGGAAGATTGGAGGAAGCGTGTCTTTCGAGTTCCCCCTCAATGGTAACCCTAGCAACCCGTACTGCCTGGGGGTGCAGGGGGTGATCCAGGCGTACCAACAAGCGCTGACAACCGTCGAGTTGTGGGGACCAACCAACTTTGCTCCTATAATTAGGCATGTGGCCAATTTTGCAGAGCAAGCAACTCATAATCCTGAAGTACAG CAATACTTCATTCTCCTCATGTTGACTGACGGTGCCATATCTGACATGGTGGCTACCAAACAAGCCGTCATAGCCGCGTCACACCTACCCATGTCCATCATCATCGTGGGTGTGGGAGGGGCCAACTTTGATGCCATGAACGAACTCGACTCTGATGACACAAA ACTGACAGTTGGTTCTAGTGTGGCTTCCAGAGACATTGTCCAGTTTGTGCCCTTCCGTGACTTCAAGCAT tcgtccCCCCAGGCACTAGCAGCTGCCGTGCTGGCGGAGGTACCCTCACAACTGGTGGAGTACATGACTGAACATCGCTTGACACCCATGAACAGGACTCAGTAG